From Streptomyces sp. NBC_00370, a single genomic window includes:
- a CDS encoding TIGR02452 family protein gives MSARLRGIAKETEEIVGAGRYRGPDGSDVLIRPALDAALAGTRMYGPEPVPVVLDRGRKGTVEVTDESSLEAAARLTAAAPGPVAVLNFASARNPGGGYLNGAQAQEEALCRASALYATLLRAPEFYAHHREDRSPFYTDRVIHSPGVPVFRDDRGRLLAVPFRAGFLTSPAPNAGVIARRVPDESHRVPAALASRAERVLETAAESGYRRLVLGAWGCGVFQNDPAQVAGTFRALLTGDGRFAGHFDETVFAVLDRTAARTTLSAFRDVLADVLTRRGPHSSGAAQAQP, from the coding sequence ATGAGTGCGCGACTGCGGGGGATCGCAAAGGAGACCGAGGAGATCGTCGGGGCCGGCCGTTACCGCGGCCCCGACGGCTCCGACGTGCTGATACGCCCGGCGCTCGACGCCGCGCTCGCCGGCACCCGGATGTACGGGCCCGAGCCCGTCCCGGTCGTCCTGGACCGTGGCCGAAAGGGGACCGTCGAGGTCACGGACGAGAGCAGCCTGGAGGCCGCGGCGCGGCTCACGGCGGCGGCGCCCGGCCCGGTGGCCGTGCTGAACTTCGCCTCGGCGCGTAACCCCGGCGGCGGCTATCTGAACGGCGCGCAGGCCCAGGAGGAAGCGCTCTGCCGCGCCTCGGCGCTGTACGCGACGCTGCTGCGCGCGCCCGAGTTCTACGCGCACCACCGCGAAGACCGCAGCCCCTTCTACACCGACCGGGTGATCCACTCACCCGGGGTGCCGGTCTTCCGCGACGACCGGGGCCGGCTGCTCGCCGTCCCGTTCCGGGCCGGCTTCCTCACGTCGCCCGCGCCGAACGCGGGGGTGATCGCGCGGCGCGTCCCCGACGAGAGCCACCGCGTCCCCGCCGCGCTCGCCTCCAGGGCCGAGCGGGTCCTGGAGACGGCGGCGGAGAGCGGATACCGGCGGCTCGTGCTGGGCGCGTGGGGCTGCGGGGTCTTCCAGAACGACCCCGCCCAGGTGGCCGGGACCTTTCGGGCCCTGCTCACCGGGGACGGGCGGTTCGCCGGGCACTTCGACGAGACGGTCTTCGCGGTGCTGGACCGTACGGCGGCGCGTACGACGCTGTCGGCGTTCCGCGACGTGCTGGCGGACGTGCTGACCCGGCGCGGACCGCACAGCTCAGGGGCTGCTCAGGCCCAGCCGTAG
- the egtC gene encoding ergothioneine biosynthesis protein EgtC, translated as MCRHLARLGPPAALGEVLVAPAHALYRQSWEPRMQRHGTVNADGFGVGWYAEGDPAPARYRRAGPIWADLGFTDLARVVRTTALLAAVRDATEPGADGEAAAAPFASGPWLFSHNGAVKGWPGSLAALAAGLPGEELLSLAARTDSALVWALILHRLRRGDSIGEALADTVTEVAAAAPASRLNLLLTDGGTIAATAWGDTLWTLTGPDDGVVVASEPYDDDPRWRGIPDRTLVVATRTDLSLTPLKEPPA; from the coding sequence ATGTGCCGCCATCTCGCCCGGCTCGGGCCGCCGGCGGCGCTGGGCGAGGTGCTGGTCGCACCCGCCCACGCGCTGTACCGGCAGTCGTGGGAGCCGCGCATGCAGCGGCACGGCACGGTGAACGCCGACGGTTTCGGGGTCGGCTGGTACGCGGAGGGCGATCCGGCGCCGGCCCGCTACCGGCGCGCCGGGCCCATCTGGGCCGACCTCGGCTTCACCGATCTGGCCCGGGTGGTCCGTACGACCGCGCTGCTCGCCGCCGTGCGGGACGCGACGGAGCCGGGCGCCGACGGGGAGGCCGCGGCCGCGCCCTTCGCGTCCGGGCCCTGGCTGTTCAGTCACAACGGGGCGGTCAAGGGCTGGCCGGGGAGTCTGGCGGCGCTAGCCGCCGGGCTGCCCGGCGAAGAGCTGCTGTCCCTGGCCGCCCGTACCGATTCCGCACTCGTGTGGGCGCTGATCCTGCACCGGCTGCGGCGCGGCGACTCGATCGGCGAGGCGCTGGCCGACACCGTGACCGAGGTGGCCGCCGCCGCGCCGGCGTCCCGGCTCAATCTGCTGCTCACCGACGGCGGCACGATCGCGGCGACCGCCTGGGGGGACACCCTCTGGACGCTCACCGGGCCGGACGACGGTGTGGTGGTCGCCTCCGAGCCGTACGACGACGATCCGCGCTGGCGCGGGATCCCCGACCGGACGCTGGTCGTCGCCACCCGTACCGACCTGTCGCTGACCCCCCTCAAGGAGCCCCCCGCGTGA
- the egtD gene encoding L-histidine N(alpha)-methyltransferase has protein sequence MSPFQLTRTLPEDATDAALRADVREGLTRTPKTLPPKWFYDARGSELFEEITRLPEYYPTRAEREILLARAGEIAAASGASTLVELGSGSSEKTRHLLDALKGLHSYVPVDVSESALTGAAEALVADRPDLRVHALIADFTAGLELPATPGPRLVAFLGGTVGNLLPAERARFLASVRALLDPGDTLLLGTDLVKDESTLVSAYDDAAGVTAAFNKNVLSVMDRELGADFDPADFEHVARWDREQEWIEMRLRARRALTVKIPELDLLVSFEAGEEVRTEVSAKFRQDGVRAELAAAGMELTHWWTDEAGRFALSLATVS, from the coding sequence GTGAGCCCCTTCCAGCTGACCCGCACCCTGCCCGAGGACGCCACCGACGCCGCGCTGCGCGCCGACGTGCGTGAGGGCCTGACCCGTACGCCCAAGACGCTGCCGCCCAAGTGGTTCTACGACGCGCGCGGCAGCGAACTGTTCGAGGAGATCACCCGGCTGCCCGAGTACTACCCGACCCGCGCGGAGCGGGAGATCCTGCTCGCGAGGGCCGGGGAGATCGCGGCGGCGAGCGGCGCGAGCACCCTGGTCGAGCTGGGTTCGGGCTCGTCGGAGAAGACCCGCCATCTGCTCGACGCGCTGAAGGGACTGCACAGTTATGTCCCGGTCGACGTGAGCGAGAGCGCCCTGACCGGGGCGGCCGAAGCACTCGTCGCCGACCGTCCCGACCTGCGGGTGCACGCGCTGATCGCCGACTTCACCGCCGGTCTCGAACTGCCCGCCACACCGGGGCCACGGCTGGTCGCCTTCCTCGGCGGCACCGTCGGCAATCTGCTGCCCGCCGAACGCGCCCGGTTCCTGGCGTCGGTGCGCGCGCTGCTGGACCCCGGCGACACGCTGCTGCTCGGTACGGACCTGGTGAAGGACGAGTCCACGCTGGTCAGCGCCTACGACGACGCGGCCGGTGTGACGGCGGCCTTCAACAAGAACGTGCTGTCGGTCATGGACCGTGAGCTGGGCGCCGACTTCGACCCCGCCGACTTCGAGCATGTGGCGCGCTGGGACCGGGAGCAGGAGTGGATCGAGATGCGGCTGCGGGCCCGGCGCGCCCTCACCGTGAAGATCCCCGAGCTGGATCTGCTGGTCAGCTTCGAGGCCGGTGAGGAGGTCCGTACGGAGGTGTCGGCGAAGTTCCGTCAGGACGGTGTGCGCGCCGAGCTGGCCGCCGCGGGGATGGAGCTGACGCACTGGTGGACCGATGAGGCGGGACGGTTCGCGCTGTCGCTCGCGACGGTGAGCTGA
- a CDS encoding thiolase family protein, with protein sequence MTTIRDVYVVDAVRTPIGRFGGALASVRPDDLAAHVVRSLVERTPRLDPARIDDVVFGDANGAGEDNRDVARMAVLLAGLPVSVPGVTVNRLCGSGLEAVIQAARAVALGDASVVVAGGVESMSRAPWVLQKPERAFPAGHQQLHSTTLGWRMTNPAMPVEWTVPLGEGAEQIADKHGITREEQDAFALASHRKAADAWAAGLYEGEVVPYPGVELARDECIRDSTSMEALAKLKPAFRTEGGGTVTAGNASPLNDGAAALLIVDEDGLRETGREPLARIRTSAVTGIEPQLFGLGPVEAVRRALTKAGRSFADLTTFELNEAFAAQSLGCLAEWPELDPRLVNPRGGAIAIGHPLGASGARLAGSVAHQLAAAGSGTGLAALCIGVGQGLALVLER encoded by the coding sequence ATGACCACCATCCGGGATGTCTACGTCGTGGACGCCGTCCGCACCCCGATCGGCAGGTTCGGCGGGGCGCTCGCCTCCGTACGTCCCGACGATCTCGCCGCGCATGTGGTGCGGTCACTGGTCGAGCGCACCCCGCGGCTGGATCCGGCCAGGATCGACGACGTCGTCTTCGGGGACGCGAACGGCGCGGGCGAGGACAACAGGGACGTCGCGCGAATGGCCGTCCTGCTGGCCGGCCTGCCGGTCTCCGTGCCGGGCGTGACGGTCAACCGGCTCTGCGGGTCCGGGCTCGAAGCGGTCATCCAGGCGGCCCGCGCCGTCGCGCTCGGCGACGCCTCCGTCGTAGTGGCGGGCGGCGTCGAGTCGATGTCCCGCGCGCCGTGGGTGCTGCAGAAACCGGAGCGCGCGTTCCCCGCCGGGCACCAGCAGCTGCACTCCACGACGCTCGGCTGGCGGATGACCAACCCGGCCATGCCGGTCGAGTGGACCGTACCGCTCGGCGAGGGCGCCGAGCAGATCGCGGACAAGCACGGCATCACCCGCGAGGAGCAGGACGCCTTCGCGCTCGCCAGCCACCGCAAGGCCGCCGACGCGTGGGCCGCGGGACTCTACGAGGGCGAGGTCGTCCCGTACCCGGGCGTGGAACTCGCCCGCGACGAGTGCATCCGCGACAGCACGTCGATGGAGGCCCTGGCCAAGCTCAAGCCCGCCTTCCGCACGGAAGGCGGCGGTACGGTGACGGCCGGCAACGCGTCGCCGCTCAACGACGGCGCGGCGGCCCTGCTCATCGTGGACGAGGACGGGCTGCGCGAGACGGGCCGTGAACCACTGGCCCGGATCCGCACGTCCGCCGTCACCGGCATCGAGCCGCAGCTGTTCGGCCTCGGGCCGGTCGAGGCCGTCCGGCGGGCGCTCACGAAGGCCGGCCGGTCGTTCGCCGACCTGACCACCTTCGAGCTCAACGAGGCGTTCGCCGCGCAGTCGCTCGGCTGCCTCGCCGAATGGCCCGAACTCGACCCGCGACTGGTCAACCCGCGCGGCGGCGCGATCGCCATCGGCCACCCGCTCGGCGCGTCAGGCGCCCGGCTGGCGGGATCGGTGGCGCATCAGCTGGCGGCAGCCGGTTCAGGCACCGGCCTCGCCGCGCTCTGTATCGGCGTGGGCCAGGGCCTGGCGCTGGTGCTGGAGCGCTGA
- a CDS encoding YcxB family protein produces MTVEQQPDITNTEDTARLVCRPTREDIAEVMRVRRRVTPSGRRSRIIGAVGLVLWAVALVLFAVNGQLLDSAVPLLIVVVALCALTLGLRRLAARQVHKLRTSRGEHTITVGSDGVRVATDLNTMRVPWSQLSGYVETENLFVLLHTGMNDINTTPLPKAALAQPADVDRLRDLLDRHTSRVGSASRA; encoded by the coding sequence GTGACCGTCGAACAGCAACCGGACATCACGAACACCGAGGACACCGCGCGTCTTGTCTGCCGGCCGACCCGGGAGGACATAGCCGAAGTCATGCGCGTCAGACGGCGGGTGACTCCGAGTGGGCGACGGAGCCGGATCATAGGGGCTGTCGGCCTGGTCCTTTGGGCTGTCGCGCTCGTGCTGTTCGCGGTGAACGGCCAGTTGCTCGACAGTGCGGTGCCCCTGTTGATCGTCGTGGTGGCGCTGTGCGCTCTGACGCTCGGCTTGAGGCGCCTCGCCGCGCGCCAGGTGCACAAACTCAGGACGAGCCGCGGCGAGCACACGATCACGGTGGGTTCCGACGGTGTTCGCGTCGCAACCGACCTGAACACCATGCGAGTTCCGTGGTCGCAGCTCTCCGGCTACGTGGAGACGGAGAACCTCTTCGTCCTTCTGCACACGGGAATGAACGACATCAACACCACGCCACTGCCGAAGGCGGCCCTCGCGCAGCCGGCCGATGTCGACCGGCTGCGTGACCTGCTCGACCGCCATACGTCCCGCGTCGGAAGCGCATCGCGCGCCTGA
- a CDS encoding lysophospholipid acyltransferase family protein, whose amino-acid sequence MSGWLPTAPCTPRGCGTHHGPVARTAVAAGRVLAGLTVLLAGVLAAPLVATLGAAPRDRLTRHWARALLRGFGLRVRIVGAGRPDTPGRGSGVLVVANHISWLDIPLIAAVLPGRMLAKSEIRHWPVLGGVAARGGTLFVERERLRALPATVRTLASALTDGSRVIVFPEACTWCGGGRGRFTPAVFQAALDAGVPVRPVRITYRGPEGHRSGAPAFVGDDTLTASLWRIATAGGLTAEITVLPLIPAGLHTDRRALALAGQLTVASDSANRPASSVHQCVSSIPAAASSARTPS is encoded by the coding sequence ATGAGCGGCTGGCTGCCCACCGCGCCCTGCACCCCGCGGGGCTGCGGCACGCACCACGGTCCCGTGGCCCGTACGGCGGTGGCCGCGGGCCGGGTGCTGGCGGGGCTGACCGTCCTGCTCGCGGGGGTCCTCGCCGCGCCCCTGGTCGCCACGCTCGGCGCCGCGCCCCGTGACCGGCTCACCCGGCACTGGGCGCGCGCCCTGCTCAGGGGATTCGGCCTGCGGGTACGGATCGTCGGCGCCGGGCGGCCGGACACACCGGGGCGGGGGAGCGGGGTGCTGGTGGTCGCCAACCACATCTCGTGGCTCGACATACCGCTGATCGCCGCTGTCCTGCCGGGCCGGATGCTGGCCAAGAGCGAGATCCGGCACTGGCCCGTCCTGGGCGGGGTGGCGGCGCGCGGCGGCACCCTCTTCGTCGAGCGCGAGCGGCTGCGGGCACTGCCCGCGACCGTACGCACCCTCGCTTCGGCGCTCACCGACGGCTCACGGGTGATCGTCTTCCCCGAGGCGTGCACCTGGTGCGGCGGCGGCCGGGGCCGCTTCACCCCGGCGGTGTTCCAGGCCGCGCTGGACGCGGGTGTGCCCGTACGGCCCGTCCGGATCACCTACCGGGGGCCCGAAGGACACCGCTCCGGTGCGCCGGCCTTCGTCGGCGACGACACCCTGACCGCATCGCTGTGGCGGATCGCGACGGCCGGCGGCCTCACGGCGGAGATCACGGTCCTGCCGCTGATCCCCGCCGGTCTGCACACCGACCGCCGCGCGCTCGCCCTCGCCGGTCAGCTCACCGTCGCGAGCGACAGCGCGAACCGTCCCGCCTCATCGGTCCACCAGTGCGTCAGCTCCATCCCCGCGGCGGCCAGCTCGGCGCGCACACCGTCCTGA
- the egtB gene encoding ergothioneine biosynthesis protein EgtB, translating into MTDRTAGSPQAPRAPQATVTEISADSAEALRRRAVESLTTARARTALLTSCVDDHDLTAQHSPLMSPLVWDLAHIGNQEEQWLLRNVGGGDALRPEIDSVYDAFEHPRSERPTLPLLAPAEARAYASDVRGRVLDIIEHAPLTGGGGRLLDAGFAFGMIAQHEQQHDETMLITHQLRKGPAALTAPEPPAGDVTGLPAEVLVPAGRFTMGTTAEPWALDNERPAHQRLVPAFFIDSVPVTNGDYLRFVEDGGYTDERWWAPEGWAQIREHGIGAPQFWRREADQWLRRRFGTVEPVPMDEPVLHVSWYEADAYARWAGRRLPSEEEWEKAARWDPATGRSLRFPWGDEEPSQEHANLGQRHLRPAPVGSYPRGASPLGVRQLIGDVWEWTSSDFLPYPGFVAFPYREYSEVFFGSAHKVLRGGSFAVDSVACRGTFRNWDLPVRRQIFAGFRTARDAAPGEGA; encoded by the coding sequence ATGACCGACCGAACCGCCGGGAGCCCGCAGGCCCCGCGCGCCCCGCAAGCGACCGTCACCGAGATATCCGCCGACTCGGCCGAGGCGCTGCGCCGCCGCGCCGTCGAGTCGCTGACCACCGCACGCGCCCGTACGGCGCTGCTGACCTCCTGCGTCGACGACCACGATCTGACCGCGCAGCACTCGCCGCTGATGTCCCCGCTGGTCTGGGACCTGGCGCACATCGGCAACCAGGAGGAGCAGTGGCTGCTGCGTAACGTCGGCGGCGGGGACGCGCTGCGTCCCGAGATCGACTCCGTCTACGACGCCTTCGAGCACCCGCGCTCCGAGCGGCCCACCCTGCCGCTGCTGGCGCCCGCCGAGGCGCGCGCGTACGCGTCCGACGTACGGGGGCGGGTGCTCGACATCATCGAGCACGCGCCGCTGACCGGGGGCGGCGGCCGGCTGCTGGACGCCGGCTTCGCCTTCGGGATGATCGCGCAGCACGAGCAGCAGCACGACGAGACCATGCTCATCACCCACCAGCTGCGCAAGGGTCCGGCGGCGCTGACCGCGCCCGAGCCGCCCGCCGGTGACGTGACGGGGCTGCCCGCCGAGGTGCTGGTGCCGGCGGGGCGCTTCACGATGGGCACCACGGCGGAGCCGTGGGCGCTGGACAACGAACGCCCGGCGCACCAGCGGCTGGTGCCGGCCTTCTTCATCGACAGCGTGCCGGTCACCAACGGCGACTATCTGCGCTTCGTCGAGGACGGCGGCTACACCGACGAGCGGTGGTGGGCCCCGGAGGGCTGGGCCCAGATCCGCGAGCACGGCATCGGCGCGCCGCAGTTCTGGCGGCGCGAGGCCGACCAGTGGCTGCGCCGCCGCTTCGGCACGGTCGAGCCGGTGCCGATGGACGAGCCGGTGCTGCACGTGAGCTGGTACGAGGCCGACGCGTACGCCCGCTGGGCGGGGCGCAGGTTGCCCAGCGAGGAGGAATGGGAGAAGGCGGCGCGCTGGGACCCGGCCACCGGGCGCTCGCTGCGTTTCCCGTGGGGTGACGAGGAGCCGTCGCAGGAGCACGCCAACCTGGGCCAGCGCCATCTGCGCCCCGCGCCGGTCGGCAGCTATCCGCGCGGCGCCTCACCGCTCGGGGTGCGCCAGCTGATCGGGGACGTCTGGGAGTGGACGTCGAGCGACTTCCTGCCGTACCCGGGCTTCGTGGCGTTCCCGTACCGGGAGTACTCGGAAGTGTTCTTCGGCAGCGCGCACAAGGTGCTGCGCGGCGGCTCGTTCGCGGTGGACTCCGTGGCCTGCCGCGGCACGTTCCGCAACTGGGACCTGCCCGTCAGGCGGCAGATCTTCGCCGGGTTCCGCACCGCGCGGGACGCGGCACCCGGGGAGGGCGCCTGA
- a CDS encoding type II toxin-antitoxin system PemK/MazF family toxin → MTPFPSAQDHADSDFPGRSGPTATTEAEPREVGPVRTEYAPVHDGDPDPGEIVWTWVPYEENDGRGKDRPVLVVAREPGGTLLAVQLSSKTHNQDRDWVPIGVGPWDRAGRDSWVAIDRVMRLHEGGMRREACALDRGRFNLVVNRLKERYGWA, encoded by the coding sequence ATGACGCCCTTTCCCAGCGCCCAGGACCATGCCGACAGCGACTTCCCGGGCCGCAGCGGCCCCACCGCCACGACAGAGGCCGAGCCCCGCGAGGTGGGTCCGGTACGCACCGAGTACGCGCCCGTCCACGACGGCGATCCCGACCCCGGCGAGATCGTCTGGACCTGGGTGCCTTACGAGGAGAACGACGGACGCGGCAAGGACCGGCCGGTCCTGGTGGTCGCCCGTGAGCCCGGCGGCACGCTGCTCGCCGTCCAGCTCTCCAGCAAGACCCACAACCAGGACCGCGACTGGGTGCCGATCGGGGTCGGCCCCTGGGACCGCGCGGGCCGTGACTCGTGGGTGGCGATCGACCGGGTCATGCGGCTCCACGAGGGAGGCATGCGGCGCGAGGCGTGCGCCCTGGACCGGGGCCGCTTCAACCTCGTCGTGAACCGGCTCAAGGAGCGCTACGGCTGGGCCTGA
- the egtA gene encoding ergothioneine biosynthesis glutamate--cysteine ligase EgtA encodes MPSDRLIDAEQPLGEDDAEALLRGICFKTGPPRTVGVELEWLVHDLHDPRDPVPVHRLEAAFDGLRTLPLTSALTFEPGGQLELSSQPAASLMECVASTAADLDLVRPALRTAGLALTGYGQDPWHLPQRMLHAPRYDAMEAYLDRIGAAGRAMMRTTASVQVCLDAGHEEPGPLGYARRWQLAHLLGAVLVAAFANSPMREGRRTGWRSTRQAMWTQLDPARTAAPSLRLEPRAAWAAHALDAPVMCVQTPEGPWHVPDGVSFRDWIRSGLPRPPLRADLDYHVTTLFPPARPRGHLELRMIDAQPGEDGWLVPLAVTTALFDDPEAAESVYRAVKPLADTAGAGPAPGNPLWIRAARDGLADPELHATAVTCFALAQEALPRIGASTAIQEAVAAFTERFVLRGRCPADELRVPERVTDRVPERVFEPEKDLRP; translated from the coding sequence ATGCCATCCGACCGTTTGATCGACGCGGAACAACCGCTCGGCGAGGACGACGCCGAGGCGCTGTTGCGCGGCATATGTTTCAAGACCGGGCCACCGCGCACCGTCGGTGTGGAACTGGAATGGCTCGTTCACGATCTGCACGACCCGCGCGACCCCGTCCCTGTCCACCGCCTCGAAGCCGCCTTCGACGGCCTGCGGACCCTGCCGCTGACCTCGGCACTGACCTTCGAACCCGGCGGCCAGCTGGAGCTCAGCTCCCAGCCCGCCGCCTCCCTGATGGAGTGCGTCGCCTCCACAGCGGCCGATCTGGATCTCGTCCGTCCGGCGCTGCGTACGGCGGGCCTCGCGCTCACCGGTTACGGACAGGACCCCTGGCACCTCCCGCAGCGCATGCTGCACGCGCCCCGCTACGACGCCATGGAGGCGTATCTCGACCGGATCGGCGCCGCCGGCCGGGCAATGATGCGTACCACCGCGTCCGTCCAGGTGTGCCTGGACGCGGGACATGAGGAGCCGGGACCGCTCGGCTACGCGCGACGCTGGCAGCTGGCCCATCTGCTCGGGGCCGTGCTGGTCGCCGCCTTCGCCAATTCGCCGATGCGTGAGGGCAGACGGACCGGCTGGCGGTCCACCCGGCAGGCGATGTGGACCCAGCTCGACCCGGCCCGCACGGCGGCGCCCTCGCTGCGGCTCGAACCACGGGCCGCCTGGGCGGCGCACGCCCTGGACGCACCGGTGATGTGTGTCCAGACGCCGGAAGGCCCCTGGCACGTGCCGGACGGGGTCTCGTTCCGTGACTGGATCAGATCGGGGCTGCCGCGCCCGCCGCTGCGCGCCGATCTCGACTACCACGTCACCACGCTCTTCCCGCCGGCCAGACCGCGCGGCCATCTGGAGCTGCGGATGATCGACGCGCAGCCGGGTGAGGACGGGTGGCTGGTGCCGCTCGCCGTCACGACCGCGCTGTTCGACGATCCGGAAGCGGCCGAGAGCGTGTACCGCGCCGTCAAGCCGCTGGCCGACACGGCGGGAGCCGGGCCCGCGCCCGGCAACCCGCTGTGGATCAGAGCGGCCCGCGACGGACTCGCGGACCCGGAACTGCACGCGACAGCGGTCACCTGTTTCGCCCTCGCCCAGGAGGCGCTTCCGCGCATCGGGGCCAGTACCGCGATCCAGGAGGCTGTCGCCGCCTTCACCGAACGCTTCGTGCTGCGGGGCCGATGTCCCGCCGACGAGCTGCGCGTCCCCGAACGCGTCACCGACCGCGTCCCGGAACGCGTCTTCGAACCTGAGAAGGATCTCCGCCCATGA
- the trxA gene encoding thioredoxin: MATVELTKENFDQTVSENDFILIDFWASWCGPCRQFAPVYESASERHGDLVFAKVDTEAQQELAAAFEIRSIPTLMIVRDNVAVFAQPGALPETALEDVIGQARALDMDEVRKSVAKAEAEGDNKHVENQG; this comes from the coding sequence ATGGCCACAGTGGAACTCACGAAGGAAAACTTCGACCAGACGGTGTCGGAGAACGACTTCATTCTGATCGACTTCTGGGCTTCCTGGTGCGGACCGTGCCGCCAGTTCGCCCCCGTCTACGAGTCGGCGTCGGAGCGCCACGGAGACCTCGTCTTCGCGAAGGTCGACACGGAGGCCCAGCAGGAGCTGGCCGCCGCGTTCGAGATCCGCTCCATCCCGACACTGATGATCGTCCGTGACAACGTCGCGGTGTTCGCCCAGCCGGGTGCGCTCCCCGAGACGGCCCTTGAGGACGTGATCGGTCAGGCCCGCGCGCTGGACATGGACGAGGTCCGTAAGTCCGTCGCGAAGGCCGAGGCCGAGGGCGACAACAAGCACGTGGAGAACCAGGGCTGA
- a CDS encoding dihydrolipoyl dehydrogenase family protein yields MTDAMDYDVVVLGAGPVGENVADRARANGLSAAIVESELVGGECSYWACMPSKALLRPAIARAEARRVPGLKQSVQGPLDAAAVLAHRNEYTSDWKDDGQVAWVESTGTDLYRGHGRLAGTKKVVVTTPEGEEQVLTARHAVAVCVGSRAVLPDLPGLAGAKPWTSREATSSQHVPDRLVVVGGGVVGVEMTTAWRALGSEVTLLVRGDGLLPNMEPFAGKLLAESLTEAGVSVRTNTSVTQVERDGGTGPVTAVLDNGERIEADEILFATGRAPRTDDLGMETVGRKPGDWIEVDDSCRAKGSDWLYAVGDVNHRALLTHQGKYQARIAGAAIAARAQHVPLLETDRWGAHSATADHAAVTQVVFTDPEIASVGLTLAEAEAAGHRVRAVDYDMSGVAGAGLYADGYTGHARMIVDLDEEILRGVTFAGPAVGEMLHSATIAVAGEVPVNRLWHAVPAYPTISEIWLRLLETYRG; encoded by the coding sequence ATGACGGATGCCATGGATTACGACGTTGTGGTGCTGGGTGCGGGACCGGTCGGGGAGAACGTGGCCGACCGCGCCAGGGCCAACGGGCTGAGCGCCGCGATCGTCGAGAGCGAGCTGGTCGGCGGCGAATGCTCGTACTGGGCCTGCATGCCGAGCAAGGCACTGCTCCGCCCGGCCATCGCGCGCGCGGAGGCGCGCAGGGTGCCGGGCCTCAAGCAGTCGGTGCAGGGCCCGCTCGACGCCGCCGCTGTGCTCGCCCACCGGAACGAATACACGTCCGACTGGAAGGACGACGGCCAGGTCGCCTGGGTCGAGAGCACCGGCACCGACCTCTACCGGGGTCACGGACGGCTCGCCGGCACCAAGAAGGTCGTGGTGACGACCCCGGAGGGCGAGGAACAGGTGCTCACCGCACGGCACGCCGTCGCCGTGTGCGTCGGCAGCCGCGCGGTCCTGCCCGACCTGCCGGGCCTGGCCGGCGCGAAGCCCTGGACCAGCCGCGAGGCGACCAGCTCCCAGCACGTACCCGACCGGCTCGTGGTCGTGGGCGGGGGAGTGGTCGGCGTGGAGATGACCACGGCATGGCGGGCGCTCGGCTCCGAGGTCACCCTCCTGGTACGCGGCGACGGGCTGCTGCCGAACATGGAACCCTTCGCCGGCAAGCTGCTGGCCGAGTCCCTGACCGAGGCGGGTGTGTCGGTCCGTACGAACACCTCCGTCACCCAGGTGGAACGCGACGGCGGCACCGGACCCGTCACCGCCGTCCTGGACAACGGCGAACGGATCGAGGCGGACGAGATCCTCTTCGCCACCGGCCGCGCCCCGCGCACCGACGACCTCGGCATGGAGACGGTCGGCCGCAAGCCCGGCGACTGGATCGAGGTCGACGACAGCTGCCGCGCCAAGGGCAGCGACTGGCTCTACGCGGTCGGCGACGTCAACCACCGCGCCCTGCTGACCCACCAGGGCAAGTACCAGGCCCGTATCGCCGGCGCCGCCATCGCCGCCAGGGCCCAGCACGTCCCCCTCCTGGAAACCGACCGCTGGGGCGCCCACTCGGCCACAGCCGACCACGCGGCCGTCACCCAAGTCGTCTTCACCGACCCGGAGATCGCCTCGGTGGGCCTCACCCTCGCCGAAGCCGAAGCAGCGGGCCACCGCGTGCGCGCGGTCGACTACGACATGAGCGGCGTAGCAGGCGCGGGCCTCTACGCGGACGGCTACACGGGCCACGCGCGCATGATCGTCGACCTCGACGAAGAAATCCTGCGCGGCGTCACCTTCGCCGGCCCGGCGGTAGGCGAAATGCTCCACTCGGCCACGATCGCGGTAGCCGGCGAGGTCCCCGTCAACCGCCTCTGGCACGCGGTCCCGGCCTACCCGACCATCAGCGAGATCTGGCTCCGCCTACTGGAGACGTACCGAGGCTGA